From the genome of Kaistella daneshvariae, one region includes:
- a CDS encoding glycine-rich domain-containing protein, translating to MMKLNLLSKCLTVLATGFILAVGSGGLMAQTNTILTGSGTFTVPCGVTSVKIRAIGGGGAGGYRGNASIGTGGGGGGAYSEITVPVTTNKVFNYAAGVGGNGGQNATVRSGVASTVTFDNTIILKANGGMVGSDEGPAGAGGSTVGAVGTTQYSGGSGSAGTGGQGKHSGAGGGAGSSVGNGKPPVGLTGGLGGGTYGGNGGGAVAGSAGNSGFDYGGGGSGILGSSGISGNGASGVVVFTYTYNSPVITLPATNPVVCANQPFTFTLPASNVSDINTVGLPQGISADLANNVITISGTTASTGTFNYTITANNCSTTTFSGAITVNSPAVITAGPAATSAYCVGSTATALSVSASGTAPLTYQWYRNAANDNTSGTAIPAATANSYIPPTSVQGTVYYYVKVTGCNTATSATATVNVGTANTWNGANWSEGSGSSSKPGYNVVINGNYNTTNGNILACNCTVNSGANLTIGANSSATIENNIINNGMITLTSGGNLLQTNPAKNTYSGTGAFKVESPNMRLENGAVNMDYVYWSSPVAGQNIAAFSPGTPTRNLLQYTEKTDYFATTPDVVFKPAKGYALRAETTGVATGVYTKTYVFTGAPNNGFFGAAVTKTGNGYNLVGNPYPSAINFDILQANNAALIDGILYRWNNKVDTPPVQQGSAYNQSNYVTYSSLGGENPSLSGNIAVGMGFIVRSKASGTLNFENTYTGGQQLRGATAATFYKKEISDKNRFWLALTSPENLYKTQLIGYVDGASDGRDSDYDAAVLSMGPNQFYSVLGDDKLVIQGKSSDFKVSDKIMLGAKIASKGQYSISVLQPEGIFSSTQKIYLKDHQLNTITDLSAESYTFMGEVGPSENRFEIVYQAAALSTDNVAKDGLVVYKDGNIFFVKGGKKIKTAEVFDASGRLVKMAAASGDNLEIPAESFVSGFYVLIVKYDDGAVKTKKILK from the coding sequence ATGATGAAATTAAATCTACTTAGTAAATGTTTAACCGTCCTAGCTACCGGCTTTATTTTGGCGGTAGGTTCGGGTGGTCTCATGGCACAAACAAACACGATTTTAACTGGCAGTGGCACATTTACCGTGCCCTGTGGTGTTACGAGCGTAAAAATTAGAGCTATCGGTGGTGGTGGTGCAGGAGGTTATCGTGGAAATGCATCTATAGGAACAGGCGGTGGTGGCGGTGGCGCGTACTCCGAAATTACGGTACCGGTGACCACTAACAAAGTATTTAATTACGCCGCAGGAGTTGGGGGAAATGGTGGTCAAAATGCAACTGTTAGAAGTGGTGTAGCTTCAACGGTTACTTTTGATAATACAATTATTTTAAAGGCCAATGGCGGAATGGTTGGTTCCGATGAGGGTCCCGCTGGAGCTGGCGGTTCAACTGTTGGTGCGGTAGGCACTACGCAATATAGCGGTGGAAGTGGTTCAGCTGGAACAGGGGGTCAGGGAAAGCATTCTGGAGCTGGTGGCGGAGCGGGAAGTTCAGTGGGCAACGGGAAGCCTCCAGTGGGATTGACTGGAGGCCTTGGAGGTGGTACTTACGGTGGAAACGGAGGTGGCGCAGTTGCAGGCTCCGCTGGTAATAGTGGTTTTGACTACGGTGGCGGCGGCAGCGGCATTTTAGGCAGTAGTGGTATATCTGGAAATGGCGCCAGTGGTGTAGTAGTGTTTACTTATACCTATAATTCGCCCGTTATTACCTTACCGGCGACAAACCCTGTTGTTTGTGCAAACCAACCCTTTACCTTCACGCTCCCTGCTTCCAATGTAAGTGATATAAATACTGTTGGATTGCCCCAAGGTATTTCTGCGGATTTAGCTAATAATGTGATTACCATCAGTGGTACAACGGCCAGTACCGGCACATTTAACTACACGATTACAGCCAATAACTGCTCAACAACTACTTTTTCAGGAGCTATTACCGTTAATTCTCCCGCTGTCATAACCGCGGGGCCGGCGGCAACGAGCGCCTACTGCGTAGGTTCTACCGCTACCGCGTTAAGTGTTTCTGCTTCTGGTACCGCACCTTTAACTTATCAATGGTACCGCAATGCAGCGAACGACAATACGAGCGGTACTGCAATTCCGGCGGCAACTGCCAATTCTTATATTCCTCCCACTTCCGTTCAGGGAACTGTTTACTATTATGTAAAAGTGACAGGCTGTAATACTGCAACATCTGCCACTGCTACCGTAAACGTGGGTACAGCCAATACCTGGAACGGAGCGAACTGGAGCGAGGGATCTGGATCTTCAAGCAAACCTGGCTACAACGTGGTGATCAATGGCAATTATAACACTACAAATGGTAACATCTTAGCTTGCAACTGTACGGTAAACAGTGGGGCGAATCTTACCATCGGTGCGAATTCCAGTGCTACAATCGAGAATAATATTATTAATAACGGAATGATTACTCTCACGTCAGGTGGCAATTTACTACAGACAAACCCTGCTAAAAATACCTATTCGGGTACGGGTGCCTTTAAGGTTGAAAGCCCCAATATGAGATTGGAAAATGGCGCTGTAAATATGGATTATGTATACTGGAGTTCTCCTGTGGCGGGACAGAATATTGCAGCCTTTTCCCCAGGAACTCCGACGAGAAATCTCCTGCAGTATACCGAGAAAACCGACTATTTTGCTACCACGCCAGATGTCGTGTTTAAGCCTGCAAAAGGCTATGCGCTACGCGCCGAAACAACAGGTGTTGCGACAGGCGTTTATACTAAAACGTACGTATTTACTGGCGCACCTAACAATGGATTTTTTGGCGCTGCGGTTACAAAAACCGGCAACGGCTATAACCTGGTTGGCAATCCCTATCCTTCTGCTATTAATTTTGATATTTTACAGGCAAATAATGCAGCTCTTATCGATGGAATCCTTTATCGCTGGAATAACAAGGTGGATACTCCACCTGTGCAGCAGGGATCAGCGTACAACCAAAGCAATTATGTGACCTATAGCAGTCTGGGTGGTGAAAATCCTTCGCTTTCAGGAAATATAGCCGTGGGAATGGGGTTCATTGTACGCAGTAAAGCATCAGGTACCTTAAATTTTGAAAATACTTATACTGGCGGTCAGCAATTACGCGGGGCAACGGCAGCAACATTTTATAAAAAAGAAATCAGTGATAAAAACCGTTTCTGGCTCGCACTTACCTCGCCTGAAAATCTATACAAGACTCAGTTAATTGGGTACGTAGATGGCGCTTCTGACGGTCGTGACAGTGATTACGATGCCGCAGTTTTATCGATGGGTCCTAATCAATTTTATTCTGTGCTGGGTGATGATAAGCTGGTTATTCAAGGAAAATCTTCCGACTTCAAGGTCTCAGATAAAATAATGCTAGGTGCTAAAATCGCCTCGAAAGGGCAATACAGCATTAGTGTATTGCAGCCGGAAGGTATTTTTTCTTCGACTCAAAAAATCTACTTAAAAGATCATCAGTTAAATACAATTACTGATTTATCTGCTGAATCCTACACTTTCATGGGAGAGGTAGGACCCAGCGAAAACCGTTTCGAAATAGTCTACCAAGCCGCTGCTTTAAGTACAGATAATGTAGCCAAAGATGGGTTGGTGGTTTATAAAGACGGCAACATTTTCTTTGTGAAGGGTGGTAAAAAAATAAAGACTGCAGAAGTTTTTGATGCGTCCGGCAGACTGGTTAAAATGGCAGCAGCATCCGGTGACAACCTGGAAATCCCTGCCGAATCCTTTGTCTCTGGTTTCTATGTCTTGATCGTAAAATATGATGATGGTGCTGTAAAAACAAAAAAAATACTGAAATAA